The Clostridium bornimense genome includes a region encoding these proteins:
- a CDS encoding aminotransferase class V-fold PLP-dependent enzyme, with protein MNYRHLFDGIETSVKIKDGSMVVPINFDNGATTPPFKYVNRQLKESISLYGPIGRGAGQKGDYCTEKYEEARKKILEFFNLSYRNDYTVVYVKNTTEGLNLLSNILINDKKEKVLTTRMEHHANDLPWRYTSDVDYVEVDSDGRLDLKQLEEKLSKDKFSYVSVTGASNVTGYINPINRIAKIVHRYGAKLIVDGAQLVAHRKIDMLGKHPDESIDFLVFSAHKMYAPYGIGVIVGLSNDLNTLPFLKGGGAVKTVSDSDVIWKPAPERHEAGTQNFLGIVALTASIDMIKKVGYNHIISHENYLRSYLIDELKKIPTVILYGDCDNIDDRLSVISFNIEGKDYDYVSRKLADDFGIATRYGKFCAHPYVNRLLNIDDNTIISKAISGEKSSGMIRLSLGLYNTLREAKYVIKAIADIAYD; from the coding sequence ATGAATTATAGACATTTATTTGATGGTATAGAAACTTCCGTAAAGATTAAAGATGGATCAATGGTAGTCCCTATTAATTTTGATAATGGAGCTACAACTCCACCGTTTAAATACGTCAATAGACAACTGAAAGAAAGTATCTCATTATACGGCCCTATAGGTAGAGGTGCCGGTCAAAAAGGAGATTATTGCACAGAAAAATATGAGGAAGCAAGAAAAAAAATTTTAGAGTTTTTTAATTTGTCATACCGAAATGATTATACAGTTGTTTATGTTAAAAATACTACAGAAGGATTAAATTTGCTATCTAATATACTAATTAATGATAAAAAAGAAAAGGTGTTGACAACTAGAATGGAACATCATGCTAACGATTTACCATGGAGATATACTTCTGATGTAGATTATGTTGAAGTAGATTCTGACGGAAGACTTGATTTAAAACAACTTGAAGAAAAACTTTCAAAAGACAAATTTTCATATGTTAGTGTAACCGGAGCTTCTAACGTAACAGGATATATTAATCCTATAAATAGAATTGCTAAAATTGTCCATCGCTATGGAGCAAAATTAATCGTAGATGGAGCTCAATTAGTTGCTCATAGGAAAATTGATATGTTAGGCAAACATCCCGATGAATCTATTGACTTCCTAGTATTTTCTGCCCATAAGATGTATGCACCTTATGGTATTGGTGTGATTGTAGGTTTAAGTAATGATTTAAATACTCTTCCATTTCTAAAAGGTGGTGGTGCTGTTAAAACAGTGTCAGATTCAGATGTTATATGGAAACCAGCACCAGAACGTCATGAGGCGGGAACACAAAATTTCTTAGGAATTGTAGCTTTAACTGCTTCAATAGATATGATTAAAAAAGTAGGATATAATCATATAATTTCTCATGAAAATTATCTTAGGAGCTATTTGATAGATGAGTTAAAAAAAATACCAACTGTGATTTTATACGGAGACTGTGACAATATTGATGATAGACTAAGTGTAATATCTTTTAATATTGAAGGTAAAGATTATGATTATGTATCACGCAAACTTGCAGACGATTTCGGTATAGCCACAAGGTATGGTAAGTTCTGCGCTCATCCATATGTAAATCGACTTTTAAATATTGATGATAATACAATTATTAGTAAAGCTATATCTGGAGAAAAAAGTTCTGGAATGATTAGGTTAAGTTTAGGGCTTTATAACACTTTGCGTGAGGCTAAATATGTAATAAAAGCAATAGCCGATATAGCTTATGATTAA
- a CDS encoding ammonium transporter — translation MEINYGDTAFILIASALVFLMTPALAFFYGGMVGRKNVLNTLLSSFFICGLASVLWVAIGYSLAFGSDHAGIIGGFDHLFFNGLTGNPGTYSDSIPDTLFATFQMMFAIITPALITGSLVGRMRFSALFIFIAAWSLIVYYPLAHMVWGDGGLFVRLGSVDFAGGNVVHISSGVSGLVACMMLGRRRGHGMLSYKPHNIPFVVLGAALLWFGWFGFNAGSALGANSLAVHAFITTNTSAAMGLLSWLLIEKILHGKPTMLGAATGAVVGLVAITPGAGFVPIWASFIIGALVSPICYFFMSVVKTKFGYDDSLDAFGCHGIGGVWGGIATGIFAKTSINDVAQWNGLIYGDVKLFFAQIISIIATIVIAAIGTFIIISVMKLFIKIRVTEAEEANGLDISEHSESAYPSFTGLD, via the coding sequence ATGGAAATTAATTACGGAGATACTGCATTTATATTAATTGCTTCAGCATTAGTATTTCTTATGACACCAGCACTAGCGTTCTTTTACGGAGGAATGGTTGGAAGAAAAAATGTCCTAAATACTTTGTTATCATCATTTTTTATATGTGGATTAGCTTCAGTATTATGGGTAGCAATAGGATATTCTCTTGCTTTTGGTAGTGATCATGCTGGAATAATTGGTGGATTTGATCATTTATTCTTTAATGGCCTTACTGGTAATCCGGGAACTTACTCAGATAGTATACCTGATACATTATTTGCTACATTTCAAATGATGTTTGCCATTATCACCCCTGCTTTAATTACAGGATCTTTAGTTGGTAGAATGAGATTTTCAGCATTATTTATTTTTATAGCAGCTTGGTCACTTATTGTATATTATCCATTAGCGCATATGGTATGGGGTGATGGAGGATTATTTGTAAGACTAGGATCAGTTGATTTTGCAGGTGGAAATGTTGTTCATATTAGTTCAGGTGTATCAGGTCTTGTAGCATGTATGATGCTTGGTCGTAGACGTGGTCATGGAATGTTAAGTTATAAACCTCATAATATACCTTTTGTAGTTTTAGGAGCTGCACTTTTATGGTTCGGTTGGTTTGGGTTTAATGCTGGTAGCGCTCTTGGAGCTAACTCACTTGCTGTACATGCTTTTATTACTACTAATACTTCAGCAGCTATGGGATTACTTTCTTGGTTGCTTATAGAAAAGATACTACATGGAAAGCCAACAATGTTAGGTGCAGCAACTGGAGCAGTAGTTGGATTAGTAGCAATAACTCCAGGTGCAGGATTTGTACCAATATGGGCTTCATTTATAATTGGAGCATTAGTTAGTCCAATTTGTTACTTCTTTATGTCTGTAGTAAAAACTAAATTTGGTTATGACGACTCTTTAGATGCTTTTGGATGTCATGGTATCGGTGGTGTTTGGGGAGGAATAGCTACTGGAATTTTTGCTAAAACTTCAATTAATGATGTCGCACAATGGAATGGACTAATTTATGGAGATGTAAAGTTATTCTTTGCTCAAATAATAAGTATAATAGCCACTATTGTAATTGCAGCGATAGGAACATTCATAATAATTTCTGTTATGAAGTTATTTATTAAGATTCGTGTAACTGAAGCAGAGGAAGCTAATGGTCTTGATATATCAGAACATAGTGAATCTGCATATCCATCATTTACAGGATTGGATTAA
- a CDS encoding P-II family nitrogen regulator: protein MKKIEAIIRPTKLEELKDALIKENISGITISQVLGCGNQYGYKEYYRASELILNVLPKVEIKMVVEDDKVDGIIKLITSIAKTGEVGDGKIFVSDVCNCIRIRTGEEGPGAL from the coding sequence ATGAAAAAAATTGAAGCAATAATAAGACCAACAAAATTAGAGGAATTAAAAGATGCTCTTATAAAAGAAAATATTTCAGGAATAACTATAAGTCAAGTTTTAGGTTGTGGTAATCAATATGGATATAAAGAATATTATAGAGCTAGTGAATTAATATTAAATGTTTTACCTAAGGTAGAGATTAAAATGGTTGTTGAAGATGATAAAGTAGATGGAATTATAAAGCTCATAACTTCTATTGCAAAGACAGGTGAAGTTGGGGACGGTAAAATTTTTGTATCTGATGTATGTAATTGTATAAGAATACGTACTGGTGAAGAAGGACCCGGTGCTCTTTAA
- a CDS encoding gamma-glutamylcyclotransferase family protein produces the protein MKKNINIFVYGSLREGFYNYDKYLKGKITSIRQAKIDDMIIYHMPYKGYPAMFNGDGTVYGEIIEIIPDIYDDVISAMDVMEGFISENNPKNEYDKKIIEVQDLDSGKKEQCYTYYYNHTIDDKFEKEAIFIDHGNWAKYMIESK, from the coding sequence ATGAAAAAGAATATTAATATTTTTGTATATGGAAGTTTAAGAGAAGGATTTTACAATTATGATAAGTACCTGAAAGGAAAAATTACTTCAATAAGACAAGCTAAAATAGATGACATGATTATATATCATATGCCATATAAAGGATATCCTGCTATGTTTAATGGAGATGGAACCGTATATGGTGAAATAATAGAAATAATCCCTGACATTTATGATGACGTTATATCTGCTATGGATGTTATGGAAGGATTTATAAGTGAAAATAATCCTAAAAATGAATATGATAAAAAAATCATCGAAGTTCAAGATTTAGATAGTGGTAAAAAAGAACAATGTTATACTTATTACTATAATCATACAATTGATGATAAATTCGAAAAAGAAGCTATATTTATAGATCATGGCAACTGGGCAAAATATATGATAGAAAGTAAATAA
- the pcp gene encoding pyroglutamyl-peptidase I: MKVLITGFDPFGGENINPALEAVKKLPDTICDAEIIKLEIPTVFRKSLEKIEENIIKYNPDIVISVGQAGGRSGITPERIAINIDDARIPDNETKQPIDIPIFEDGETAYFTTLPIKAMIEEMKLAEIPCSISNTAGTFVCNHVMYGILYMASKKYPNIRGGFIHVPYIPSQVLEKPNTPSMSIENIVKGLELCIKVAVTKNNDIKIAGGTIC; encoded by the coding sequence ATGAAAGTATTAATCACAGGTTTTGATCCCTTTGGTGGTGAAAATATAAATCCAGCTTTAGAAGCTGTAAAAAAGCTACCAGATACAATCTGCGATGCAGAAATAATTAAACTAGAAATACCAACGGTTTTTAGAAAATCGTTAGAAAAAATCGAAGAAAATATAATTAAATATAATCCTGATATTGTTATTTCAGTGGGTCAAGCTGGTGGAAGATCTGGAATTACACCAGAGAGAATAGCAATAAATATAGATGATGCAAGAATACCAGATAATGAAACTAAACAACCTATAGATATTCCAATATTTGAAGATGGCGAGACTGCCTACTTTACTACATTACCTATAAAGGCAATGATTGAAGAAATGAAACTTGCAGAAATTCCATGTTCCATTTCAAATACTGCTGGAACTTTTGTGTGTAATCATGTAATGTACGGAATACTATATATGGCATCAAAAAAATATCCTAATATAAGAGGTGGATTTATTCATGTTCCATATATTCCATCTCAAGTTTTGGAAAAACCTAATACGCCTTCTATGTCTATTGAAAATATAGTAAAAGGCTTAGAATTATGCATAAAAGTTGCTGTAACTAAAAATAATGACATAAAAATTGCAGGTGGAACCATCTGTTAA
- a CDS encoding DUF979 domain-containing protein: protein MDINQISNILLEIFYVIIGLYMTSTMVFTLKDKNHKTRLGTSLFWGIIAAIFIFGKIIPPVIVGCLIVVIAFLSAFKQINIGTLKQLDNTFTQLKAKKLGLKIFIPSLAIAFVAMLVATFTEIPGTVAIGISSTVALLLTFILTKASPTEYVEDSNRMFQSVGVFSILPQLLASLGALFTAAGVGDVISKMISGIIPNGNILAGVIAYCVGMALFTAIMGNGFAAFSVITVGVGVPFVFAQGGDPVICSSLALTAGFCGTLLTPMAANFNILPAALLNTKDKNIVIKAQAPIAIVLLIIHVILMYTLGF from the coding sequence ATGGATATTAATCAAATTTCAAACATATTATTAGAAATTTTTTATGTAATAATTGGTCTTTATATGACTTCAACTATGGTTTTTACCTTAAAAGATAAAAATCACAAGACTAGATTAGGTACTTCACTCTTTTGGGGAATAATAGCTGCTATATTCATATTTGGTAAGATTATTCCACCAGTAATAGTAGGATGTCTAATAGTTGTTATTGCATTCTTATCAGCTTTTAAGCAAATTAATATAGGTACTTTAAAACAATTAGACAATACATTTACTCAACTAAAAGCAAAAAAACTTGGATTAAAAATATTTATTCCATCTCTAGCGATTGCTTTTGTTGCAATGCTTGTTGCAACATTCACTGAAATACCTGGTACAGTTGCCATCGGTATCTCATCAACTGTAGCTTTACTATTAACATTTATATTAACAAAAGCTTCACCTACTGAGTATGTAGAAGATAGTAACAGAATGTTCCAATCTGTTGGTGTATTTTCTATATTACCTCAACTCCTTGCTTCACTAGGAGCTTTATTTACTGCTGCTGGTGTTGGAGATGTGATATCAAAAATGATTTCTGGAATTATTCCAAACGGTAACATTTTAGCTGGAGTTATTGCTTATTGTGTAGGAATGGCCTTATTTACTGCAATTATGGGTAATGGTTTTGCCGCCTTTTCTGTAATTACAGTTGGAGTCGGTGTACCATTTGTATTTGCTCAAGGTGGTGATCCTGTAATTTGTTCTTCATTAGCATTAACTGCTGGTTTCTGTGGAACATTGCTTACTCCTATGGCAGCTAATTTTAATATTTTACCAGCAGCTCTTCTTAATACTAAAGATAAAAATATTGTTATTAAAGCTCAAGCACCTATTGCCATAGTCTTATTAATAATACATGTTATACTTATGTATACATTAGGATTTTAA
- a CDS encoding DUF969 domain-containing protein, giving the protein MSLIGILIIIVGFALKLDTIAVVVSAGIITGLVSGMDITEILTTLGNAFVNNRTTCLFMLTLPVIGLCERYGLKSKATMLIENAKKLSTGMLLSGYTLVREITIAMGVTLGGHPQFVRPLIYPMAEGASIAKYGNLDKNDIDKIKGFSAASDNIGNFFGQNVFMANPGVLLIVSTLETLGIHADALKISQASIVIAVIAFILFVLQNYILDRKFKRKYSSERTS; this is encoded by the coding sequence ATGTCACTAATTGGAATTTTGATAATAATAGTAGGTTTTGCCCTAAAACTAGATACTATAGCTGTAGTTGTATCTGCTGGAATTATAACAGGTCTAGTTTCTGGTATGGACATTACTGAAATATTAACTACTCTAGGAAATGCATTTGTAAATAATAGAACTACATGTTTATTTATGCTTACATTACCTGTAATAGGTCTATGTGAAAGATACGGATTAAAATCAAAAGCTACTATGCTTATTGAAAATGCTAAAAAATTATCTACTGGTATGCTACTTAGTGGATATACCTTAGTAAGAGAAATTACTATTGCTATGGGTGTTACTCTTGGTGGACATCCTCAGTTCGTAAGACCACTAATTTACCCAATGGCTGAAGGTGCTTCTATCGCAAAATATGGTAATCTTGATAAAAATGATATAGATAAAATAAAAGGATTTTCAGCTGCATCTGATAATATTGGAAATTTCTTCGGGCAAAATGTATTTATGGCTAACCCAGGAGTTTTACTAATCGTAAGTACTTTAGAAACCTTAGGTATACATGCTGATGCTCTTAAAATATCACAAGCTTCTATTGTTATTGCTGTTATCGCTTTTATTTTATTTGTTCTACAAAATTATATTTTAGATAGAAAATTCAAAAGAAAGTATAGTTCAGAAAGAACATCTTAG
- a CDS encoding FAD-dependent oxidoreductase produces the protein MKSVWSENCNFKKREILSKDIGTDVLIIGAGMAGLLIGYMLNENGKNVVIIDADEIASGNTKNTTAKITSQHNLIYNTLINEFGEEKARQYAKANELAISKYKEIIEKRKIDCDFQELSAYVYSLNDIDTLKEEVEAANKVGIDAEFVDKVNLPFDIKGAVKFNNQAQFNPLKFLKDISKNLTIYENTRALEIKDNAVVTNRGEITANSIVVATHYPIINVPGYYFLRMHQERAYVVALENADTVDGMYIDADENGYSFRNYNNLLLLGGIKQRTGENKEGGSYDKLISIAKGLYPESKVRYKWSAQDCMTIDGIPYIGRYSDETPNIYVATGFNKWGMTSSMVSAMIISDMILEKENDFSEIFSPKRFDLSLSINNLTKDIGETAKNFIAQKIYIPSSDIHHIKNGEAGIVEYNGEKVGVYKNKDGKEFIVSTKCSHLGCQLQWNADELTWDCPCHGSRFDYKGRLIGSPATKNLVE, from the coding sequence ATGAAATCTGTGTGGAGTGAAAATTGTAACTTCAAAAAAAGAGAAATATTAAGTAAAGATATAGGAACTGATGTTTTAATTATAGGTGCCGGAATGGCAGGATTATTGATAGGTTATATGTTAAATGAAAATGGAAAAAATGTAGTAATAATTGATGCCGATGAGATAGCAAGTGGCAATACCAAAAATACTACAGCAAAGATAACTTCTCAACATAATTTAATTTATAATACTTTAATAAATGAATTTGGAGAAGAAAAGGCTAGACAATATGCAAAGGCCAATGAACTTGCTATATCAAAGTATAAAGAAATTATTGAGAAAAGAAAAATAGATTGCGATTTTCAGGAATTATCAGCATACGTATATTCTCTAAATGATATTGATACTCTAAAGGAAGAGGTAGAAGCAGCGAATAAAGTTGGCATTGATGCAGAATTTGTAGATAAGGTCAATCTTCCCTTTGATATAAAAGGAGCTGTGAAATTTAACAATCAGGCGCAGTTTAATCCACTTAAATTTTTAAAGGATATTTCGAAGAATTTGACTATATATGAGAACACTAGGGCGTTGGAAATAAAAGACAATGCAGTTGTTACTAATAGAGGAGAAATAACTGCCAATAGTATAGTTGTAGCAACACATTATCCAATAATCAATGTACCTGGATATTATTTTTTACGAATGCATCAAGAAAGAGCATATGTGGTAGCTTTAGAAAATGCTGATACTGTTGATGGTATGTACATAGATGCTGATGAAAATGGATATTCATTTAGAAATTATAATAATTTGTTATTATTAGGCGGAATAAAGCAAAGGACAGGAGAAAATAAAGAAGGGGGAAGCTATGATAAGTTAATAAGTATTGCGAAAGGATTATATCCAGAATCAAAAGTGAGATATAAATGGTCAGCTCAAGATTGTATGACTATAGATGGGATACCTTACATAGGAAGATATTCTGACGAGACACCGAATATATATGTTGCTACAGGCTTCAATAAATGGGGAATGACAAGTTCTATGGTGTCAGCTATGATAATTTCAGATATGATATTAGAAAAAGAAAATGATTTTTCAGAAATATTTTCACCAAAACGATTTGATTTATCATTATCAATTAATAATCTTACTAAAGATATAGGTGAAACGGCTAAAAATTTTATAGCACAAAAAATTTATATTCCAAGTAGTGATATACACCATATTAAAAATGGTGAGGCTGGTATTGTTGAGTATAATGGAGAAAAAGTTGGAGTATATAAAAATAAAGATGGTAAGGAATTTATTGTATCAACAAAATGTAGTCATTTAGGATGTCAACTTCAGTGGAATGCAGATGAATTAACTTGGGATTGCCCATGTCATGGATCAAGATTTGATTATAAAGGTAGATTGATAGGAAGTCCAGCTACAAAAAATCTCGTAGAGTGA
- a CDS encoding ABC transporter ATP-binding protein: MFLQVSNIKKYYGEDGNRVEVLKGINFDIKKGEICVLLGPSGSGKSTLLNIIGGIDNADSGYIAINGEKTEDMNEKTLTRYRRKHLGYVFQFYNLIPNLTVKENIEVGAYLSESPFEIDELLKTLGLYEHKDKIPNQLSGGQQQRTAIGRAIVKNPDILLCDEPTGALDYKTSKEILKLIENVNKKYGNTVIMVTHNDAIKNMADRVIKLRDGEIRKNYINNEKIKAEELEW, translated from the coding sequence ATGTTTTTACAGGTAAGTAATATAAAAAAATATTATGGGGAAGATGGTAATCGAGTTGAGGTATTGAAGGGGATAAACTTTGATATTAAAAAAGGTGAGATTTGTGTTTTATTAGGTCCATCAGGATCAGGAAAGTCAACTTTATTAAATATAATTGGTGGTATTGATAATGCTGATAGTGGATATATAGCTATCAATGGCGAGAAGACAGAAGACATGAATGAAAAAACTCTTACAAGATATAGAAGAAAACACTTAGGATATGTATTTCAGTTTTATAATCTTATTCCTAATCTAACTGTAAAAGAGAATATTGAAGTTGGAGCATATTTAAGTGAATCACCGTTTGAAATAGACGAGCTTCTAAAGACTTTAGGATTGTATGAGCATAAAGACAAGATACCAAACCAACTTTCTGGGGGACAACAACAAAGAACTGCAATAGGACGAGCTATTGTGAAAAATCCAGATATACTTCTTTGTGATGAACCAACAGGTGCATTAGATTATAAAACGTCAAAAGAAATATTAAAGCTTATTGAAAATGTAAATAAAAAGTATGGAAATACCGTCATTATGGTTACTCATAATGATGCAATAAAGAATATGGCTGATAGAGTAATTAAATTACGTGATGGAGAAATTAGAAAAAACTACATTAATAATGAGAAAATAAAAGCAGAAGAGTTAGAGTGGTAA
- a CDS encoding ABC transporter permease — MKNPLTKKIVKEFRYGIEKYIIIFLFMLVTISFVSGFLVAGNSMKQAYDESFEKYNIEDGNFELTNEASETIFDKYEDAKIYSNYYVEMKTVNNSTLRIFKNRDTVNKVCIMKGEFPKGTNEIAIDRMYADNNNLSVGDEIKVGDEKLKISGLVALSDYSALFSDNNDIMFDSIKFGVAVVSSEKFNLFDKDDLHYSYSWKYCISPKDDIEAKEKGEDLYNLISEEYKISKFTPRYINSAINFAGDDMGGDKTMMIVLMYILTIIIGFIFAIITSNTINNEATIIGTLRAMGYSKKELIFTYMAMPIIVTLVSAVLGNILGYSVFKDIVVNLYYGSYSLPTYKTIWTSEAFILTTIIPIIIIMIINVTILTNKLSLSPQKFLRRNLSKKQRKKLVKLPPFKFLTRFRLRIVLQNSSNYIVMFIGVIFANIILMFGLMMVPLIDNYKNEVIENMVSKYQYILKAPIEIKNDDVEKYAVQSLKTYNTDNEEEISIYGIESKSKYIDVNIKDKEVCISDGFSEKYSLKIGDIITLKEQYGTKKYEFKVSKIYHYPASLSIFINRDYFNDIFDNKEDYFNGYFSDEEITNIDKSMIASIVTEDDLTKLSRQLDKSMGGMFNMVKIFAVILYMVLIYLLSKVVIEKNSLSISMVKILGYSNKEISKLYIFSTTIVVLLSIILSIPISKFIINMIYRNIMAGYSGWIYLTISYSLYVKMFLIGILAYTIISAFQFYKIKKVRMDVALKTIE, encoded by the coding sequence ATGAAGAATCCATTAACGAAAAAAATAGTAAAAGAATTTAGATATGGGATAGAGAAATATATAATTATATTTCTTTTTATGTTAGTAACTATAAGCTTTGTTTCAGGGTTTCTTGTAGCTGGTAACAGTATGAAACAAGCTTATGATGAGAGTTTTGAAAAGTATAATATTGAGGATGGAAATTTTGAACTTACTAATGAGGCTAGTGAAACTATATTTGATAAGTATGAAGATGCTAAAATATATAGTAATTATTATGTGGAAATGAAAACTGTGAATAATAGCACTTTAAGAATTTTTAAAAATCGTGATACTGTAAATAAAGTTTGTATTATGAAGGGCGAATTTCCAAAGGGTACAAATGAAATTGCTATTGATAGAATGTATGCTGATAATAATAATCTTAGTGTAGGTGATGAAATTAAAGTTGGTGATGAGAAGCTTAAGATTTCAGGACTAGTTGCTTTATCAGACTATAGCGCACTTTTTTCAGATAATAATGATATTATGTTTGACTCCATTAAGTTTGGTGTAGCTGTTGTTAGTAGTGAGAAGTTTAATTTATTTGACAAAGATGACTTACATTATAGCTATTCATGGAAATATTGTATAAGTCCAAAAGATGATATCGAAGCAAAAGAAAAAGGTGAGGATCTTTATAACTTAATCAGCGAAGAATATAAGATAAGTAAATTTACTCCTAGATATATAAATTCTGCTATAAACTTTGCTGGTGACGATATGGGTGGAGATAAAACAATGATGATAGTGCTAATGTATATTCTTACAATTATAATTGGATTTATCTTTGCGATTATTACCAGTAATACTATAAACAACGAGGCTACAATAATAGGTACTCTTCGTGCAATGGGATACTCAAAAAAAGAATTAATTTTTACTTATATGGCTATGCCAATTATTGTAACATTGGTATCAGCTGTATTGGGTAACATCCTTGGATATAGCGTATTCAAGGACATAGTGGTAAATTTATATTATGGAAGCTATAGTCTTCCTACTTATAAAACTATATGGACTAGTGAAGCTTTTATACTTACAACTATTATACCAATAATTATTATAATGATTATAAATGTTACTATACTGACTAATAAATTATCTTTATCACCACAAAAATTTCTTCGTAGAAATCTATCAAAGAAACAAAGAAAAAAGTTAGTAAAATTGCCTCCATTTAAGTTTTTAACAAGATTTCGTTTAAGAATAGTGCTGCAAAATTCATCAAACTATATAGTAATGTTTATAGGTGTAATTTTTGCTAATATAATTCTTATGTTTGGGCTGATGATGGTTCCTTTAATAGATAATTATAAAAATGAAGTTATAGAAAACATGGTTTCTAAATATCAATATATTTTAAAGGCTCCAATTGAAATAAAAAATGATGATGTTGAAAAATATGCTGTGCAATCACTAAAAACATATAATACTGATAATGAAGAAGAGATAAGCATTTATGGCATTGAATCGAAAAGTAAATATATTGATGTAAATATCAAGGATAAAGAGGTATGTATTTCTGATGGATTTTCTGAAAAATATTCTTTAAAGATAGGGGATATTATAACATTAAAAGAGCAATATGGAACAAAAAAATACGAGTTTAAGGTTAGTAAAATATATCATTATCCAGCTAGTTTAAGTATTTTTATAAATAGAGATTATTTTAATGATATTTTTGATAATAAAGAAGATTATTTTAATGGATACTTCTCTGATGAAGAAATTACAAATATCGATAAATCAATGATAGCTTCAATAGTTACTGAAGATGATCTAACAAAATTATCAAGGCAACTAGATAAATCTATGGGAGGTATGTTTAATATGGTGAAAATTTTTGCTGTTATACTTTATATGGTTCTCATATATTTATTATCAAAAGTTGTAATAGAAAAGAATTCACTATCAATTTCCATGGTAAAAATTTTAGGTTATTCCAATAAAGAAATAAGCAAACTATATATTTTTTCAACTACTATTGTAGTACTATTATCAATTATTCTTAGTATACCAATTTCAAAATTTATAATTAATATGATTTATAGAAATATTATGGCTGGATATTCCGGTTGGATTTATTTAACAATTTCTTATAGCTTATATGTTAAAATGTTTTTAATAGGTATTTTAGCTTATACAATAATATCAGCTTTTCAATTTTATAAGATAAAGAAGGTTCGTATGGATGTAGCGTTGAAAACTATAGAATAA